A stretch of Candidatus Eremiobacteraceae bacterium DNA encodes these proteins:
- a CDS encoding DNA translocase FtsK, with protein MKRAKAAAKSRRVDPLPRLTLNLEIVGVALLAIAAYVALALWAPKSAGWFGPGLASTIGVWFGAAAWISVAGLVVVAIIIFLEIHVVRIMAFMAACAAGEFLALDAALGMSSRGGAAGNAIAWGLSHVFGAGGADIAIVFAIIAFVVAPTGVSMKKTMAAGAVWGAGAIARLRSAYGAIVAQSATAREADIEVSKLPAIRREPPQPERVDKAVMVEDPADVALAEIVPEAVVERPAATPVAERGMPEPVTTFEAVEKSAPPKPARAAATPRSDNGDAPMRLTPAGYRLPDFALFNPPEKRAHSETSAAKLLEDTLASFGVGVTVTHIERGPTVSRYELTPERGVKVSAIKALSDNIQLALAAQSVRIEAPIPGKAAVGVEVPNSAVSIVAIREILDYLPKGDNKLSIGFGKDITGRPIVADLGRMPHLLVAGATGAGKSVCLNVIIASLIATCTPDAVQLLLIDPKRVELIEYNGIPHLIRDCIVDPKLAAGALYELTKEMDTRYERFARAGVRKIEEYNLENPDDRMPYIVVVIDELADLMLVAPTRVETSICRIAQLARATGIHLVVATQRPSVDVITGLIKANIPSRIAFAVSSQVDSRTILDMAGAERLLGRGDMLFLPMDAPKPVRVQGALVTSAEIERLCEFWRAQDDPENRIEFEVDEVEEDGTGPADELAFDAAKVIVERQMASVALLQAELKIGHPRAVRLMKILEEYRVVGPSEGTKPRKILVGTGDVDTLATILAPRRSEQTLL; from the coding sequence ATGAAACGCGCGAAAGCGGCTGCTAAGTCGCGCCGGGTCGATCCGCTTCCGAGACTGACGCTCAACCTCGAGATCGTCGGCGTGGCTCTTCTTGCCATCGCCGCCTACGTCGCGCTCGCGCTGTGGGCGCCGAAGAGCGCCGGCTGGTTCGGTCCGGGACTCGCCTCGACGATCGGCGTTTGGTTCGGAGCGGCGGCTTGGATCTCGGTAGCGGGCCTGGTCGTCGTCGCTATCATCATCTTCCTGGAGATCCACGTCGTCCGCATCATGGCGTTCATGGCCGCCTGCGCGGCCGGCGAGTTTCTCGCTCTTGACGCCGCGCTTGGGATGTCGTCTCGGGGCGGAGCCGCCGGAAACGCCATTGCTTGGGGTCTCTCGCACGTCTTCGGTGCCGGCGGCGCAGACATCGCGATCGTCTTCGCCATCATCGCCTTCGTCGTCGCTCCTACCGGAGTCTCGATGAAGAAGACAATGGCGGCCGGTGCGGTTTGGGGAGCAGGCGCCATCGCCCGGCTCAGATCTGCGTATGGGGCCATCGTCGCACAGAGCGCCACCGCTCGCGAAGCCGATATCGAAGTTTCGAAGCTTCCGGCGATCCGTCGCGAGCCGCCGCAACCCGAGCGCGTCGACAAAGCCGTGATGGTCGAAGACCCGGCTGACGTCGCACTCGCCGAAATCGTGCCTGAGGCGGTCGTCGAGCGACCGGCGGCGACGCCCGTCGCGGAGCGCGGGATGCCGGAGCCGGTCACGACATTCGAGGCAGTGGAGAAATCCGCTCCGCCAAAGCCCGCGCGCGCTGCCGCGACGCCGCGGAGCGACAACGGCGACGCACCTATGCGCCTTACACCGGCGGGATACCGATTGCCGGATTTCGCCCTGTTCAACCCGCCGGAGAAAAGGGCGCACAGCGAAACGAGCGCGGCGAAGCTGCTCGAGGACACACTCGCATCGTTCGGCGTCGGCGTCACGGTCACGCACATCGAGCGAGGTCCGACCGTCTCACGTTACGAGCTGACGCCCGAGCGCGGCGTCAAGGTCAGCGCGATCAAGGCGCTTTCGGACAACATCCAGCTCGCGCTCGCTGCGCAAAGCGTTCGGATCGAAGCGCCGATCCCCGGCAAGGCGGCTGTCGGCGTCGAGGTCCCCAATTCGGCGGTCTCGATCGTCGCTATCCGCGAGATCCTCGACTATCTTCCCAAGGGCGACAACAAACTTTCGATCGGATTCGGAAAGGATATCACCGGCCGGCCGATCGTCGCCGACCTCGGTCGCATGCCGCACCTTCTCGTCGCTGGCGCGACCGGCGCCGGCAAGAGCGTCTGCCTCAACGTCATCATCGCCTCGCTCATAGCGACCTGCACGCCCGACGCGGTCCAGCTCCTCCTCATCGATCCTAAGCGCGTCGAGCTCATCGAATACAACGGCATCCCGCATCTGATCCGCGATTGCATCGTCGATCCGAAGCTCGCCGCCGGCGCGCTCTACGAGCTGACGAAAGAGATGGATACGCGCTACGAGCGCTTCGCGCGAGCGGGCGTGCGCAAGATCGAAGAGTACAACCTCGAGAATCCAGACGATCGCATGCCGTACATCGTCGTCGTCATCGACGAGCTCGCCGACCTCATGCTCGTCGCGCCGACGCGCGTCGAGACGAGCATCTGCCGGATCGCGCAGCTCGCCAGAGCGACCGGCATCCATCTCGTGGTCGCCACGCAGCGTCCGTCCGTCGATGTCATCACCGGTCTCATCAAAGCGAACATCCCATCGCGCATCGCGTTCGCGGTCTCGTCGCAAGTCGACTCGCGGACGATTCTCGACATGGCCGGTGCAGAACGGCTCCTCGGCCGCGGCGACATGCTCTTCTTGCCGATGGACGCGCCGAAACCGGTGCGCGTGCAAGGCGCGCTCGTCACGAGCGCGGAGATCGAGCGGCTTTGCGAATTCTGGCGCGCGCAAGACGATCCGGAGAACCGCATCGAGTTCGAAGTCGACGAAGTGGAAGAAGACGGCACGGGTCCGGCCGACGAGCTCGCATTCGATGCTGCGAAAGTCATCGTCGAACGTCAGATGGCGAGCGTCGCCTTGCTGCAGGCGGAGCTCAAGATCGGCCATCCGCGGGCGGTGCGGCTCATGAAGATACTCGAGGAGTATCGCGTCGTCGGACCGTCCGAAGGAACGAAGCCGCGCAAGATCCTTGTGGGGACGGGCGACGTCGACACGCTTGCGACGATTCTCGCACCCCGCCGCTCCGAGCAGACGCTGCTGTAG
- a CDS encoding CofH family radical SAM protein: protein MASPTLESIAEKVRAHAPLTREEGVFLYKEAPFHAVGKLANELRTEKNGKRAYYVFKRYLNTTNVCYAGCKFCSFAAHEKEERAYRMSVDEIIEKACAEPNDYDELHIVGGHDPKQTSLDFWIPMIEQLHARIPHVQLALFTAAEIDYMCKRARCSYEEGLTRMRDAGLTSLNGGGAEILVKRVRDIVCPHKASAEEWLEVHRVAHRLGIMTNCTMLYGHVETVEERVEHLALLRELQAETGGFKCFVPLAFHPEENELEEYGWTQGIDDLKTIAVSRLMLDNIDHIKAYWISYGIKLAQLGLHFGADDIDGTVNNEQHIYRDAGSKTDQSTPAEQLRRAIEEAGFVPARRNLLYKMMEPATA, encoded by the coding sequence ATGGCGTCCCCAACGCTCGAGTCGATCGCCGAGAAGGTTCGCGCGCACGCGCCGTTGACCCGAGAAGAAGGCGTCTTCCTATACAAGGAAGCGCCGTTTCACGCCGTCGGCAAGCTCGCGAACGAGCTTCGGACCGAGAAGAACGGGAAGCGCGCGTACTACGTCTTCAAACGCTACCTCAACACGACGAACGTCTGCTATGCGGGCTGCAAGTTCTGTTCGTTCGCCGCGCACGAGAAAGAAGAGCGCGCGTACCGGATGTCGGTCGACGAGATCATCGAGAAGGCGTGCGCCGAGCCGAACGACTACGACGAGTTGCACATCGTCGGCGGGCACGATCCGAAGCAGACGAGCCTCGACTTCTGGATACCGATGATCGAGCAGCTCCACGCGCGCATCCCGCACGTCCAGCTCGCGTTGTTCACCGCTGCCGAGATCGACTACATGTGCAAGCGGGCGCGCTGCTCGTACGAGGAAGGCCTGACGCGCATGCGCGATGCCGGTCTCACGTCGCTCAACGGCGGCGGCGCGGAGATTCTCGTCAAACGCGTGCGCGATATCGTCTGCCCGCATAAGGCGTCGGCCGAAGAGTGGCTCGAAGTCCACCGCGTCGCGCATAGGCTCGGCATCATGACGAACTGCACCATGCTCTACGGCCACGTCGAGACGGTCGAAGAACGGGTCGAACATCTCGCGCTGCTGCGCGAGCTCCAAGCCGAGACCGGCGGCTTCAAGTGTTTCGTGCCGCTCGCGTTCCATCCCGAGGAGAATGAGCTCGAGGAATACGGCTGGACGCAGGGCATCGACGATCTCAAGACCATCGCCGTGTCGCGCCTCATGCTCGACAACATCGATCACATCAAAGCGTACTGGATCTCGTACGGCATCAAGCTCGCGCAGCTCGGACTCCATTTCGGCGCCGACGATATCGACGGCACCGTCAACAACGAGCAGCACATCTATCGCGACGCCGGCAGCAAGACCGATCAAAGCACGCCTGCGGAGCAACTGCGCCGTGCGATCGAAGAGGCGGGCTTCGTGCCTGCTCGGCGGAACCTGCTCTACAAAATGATGGAGCCTGCGACCGCATGA
- a CDS encoding menaquinone biosynthesis protein — MTREPLRCGRISYTNDLPIYAAFDAGAVECPATLVSGVPTRLNRMLVEGELDVSPISSFFCAEHAGELLVLPGVCIGSRDAVRSIYCISSTPPRSLAGVPIAVTGESSTGRNLFATICAESYGFAPRYVEADDPFEAYRKDGSPCLLIGDKAIDAYLAAGSGDSYDVGELWHGLTGKQMVYAVWAVRREAAERRPDEVDALSRSLIDAAAWGMANIDRVIADAQARIGRPDGFYADYYRTLDFYFNESARLGLETFYGLAAKHGLLARVSGLKMFTKDLARV; from the coding sequence ATGACCCGCGAGCCGCTGCGCTGCGGGCGCATCTCCTACACGAACGACCTGCCGATCTACGCCGCGTTTGACGCCGGAGCCGTCGAGTGCCCGGCGACGCTTGTGTCCGGGGTGCCGACGCGGCTCAACCGGATGCTCGTCGAGGGCGAGCTCGACGTCAGCCCGATCAGTTCGTTCTTCTGCGCCGAACATGCGGGCGAGCTGCTCGTCCTGCCGGGCGTCTGCATCGGCTCGCGCGACGCGGTGCGTTCTATCTATTGTATATCGTCGACGCCGCCGCGCTCGCTCGCCGGCGTTCCGATAGCCGTGACCGGCGAGAGCAGCACCGGGCGCAACCTCTTCGCGACGATTTGTGCGGAGAGCTACGGCTTCGCGCCCAGGTACGTCGAAGCCGACGACCCCTTCGAGGCGTATCGTAAGGACGGCTCGCCGTGCCTGCTCATCGGCGACAAGGCGATCGATGCCTATCTCGCGGCCGGCAGTGGCGACTCGTACGATGTCGGCGAGCTGTGGCATGGATTGACCGGCAAGCAAATGGTCTACGCCGTGTGGGCCGTGCGCCGCGAGGCGGCGGAACGCCGCCCCGACGAAGTCGACGCGCTCTCGCGCTCGCTCATCGACGCGGCCGCGTGGGGGATGGCGAACATCGATCGGGTGATCGCCGACGCACAGGCGCGCATCGGCCGTCCCGACGGTTTCTACGCCGACTACTACCGCACGCTCGATTTCTATTTCAACGAGAGCGCGCGGCTCGGCCTCGAGACGTTCTACGGACTCGCGGCGAAACACGGGCTGCTCGCTCGCGTAAGCGGATTGAAGATGTTCACGAAGGATTTGGCCCGTGTCTGA
- the mqnC gene encoding cyclic dehypoxanthinyl futalosine synthase has protein sequence MSDVNALLDRAAEGGRLTYDEGLRVYREASLYDIGAAAHRRRTALYPGDDVSYVIDTTINYTNICDVHCTFCAFFRPEGHAEGYTMSIDEVLNRVRWAADQGATQIMIQGGVNPQIPISYYIELFEAVGTQFPHVDIHSLSTSEICGIAKRESMTVEDVLKTLRAAGLKSLPGAGAEILVERVRKRISARKIDDDRWIEVMRVAQRLGMPTTATMMFGSIETDAERIQHLDVLRELQDETHGFTAFIPWYYVPFKTPLRGKESNGLEYLRVLAISRLYLDNFAHLQSSWLTPGMKLGQLGLMFGCDDMGGTILEEKVVTLAGSTNTAHRSDLERAIRAAGYKPVIRDTYFNKRDYPLATSA, from the coding sequence GTGTCTGACGTCAACGCGCTGCTCGACCGCGCCGCCGAGGGCGGACGGCTGACATACGATGAGGGCCTTCGCGTCTACCGCGAAGCGTCGCTCTATGATATCGGTGCAGCCGCGCACCGAAGGCGCACGGCGCTCTATCCGGGCGACGACGTCTCGTACGTGATCGACACGACGATCAACTATACGAACATCTGCGACGTCCACTGCACGTTCTGCGCGTTCTTCCGGCCCGAAGGACATGCCGAAGGCTACACGATGTCGATCGACGAGGTGTTGAACCGCGTTCGATGGGCGGCAGACCAGGGCGCGACCCAGATCATGATCCAGGGCGGCGTCAATCCGCAGATCCCGATCTCGTACTACATCGAGCTGTTCGAAGCGGTCGGTACCCAGTTCCCGCACGTCGATATCCATTCGCTCTCGACGAGCGAGATATGCGGGATCGCGAAGCGCGAATCGATGACGGTCGAAGACGTGCTCAAGACGCTGCGCGCCGCGGGCTTGAAGTCGCTGCCGGGCGCCGGCGCGGAGATCCTCGTCGAGCGCGTCCGCAAGCGCATCTCAGCGCGCAAGATCGATGATGACCGGTGGATCGAGGTCATGCGCGTCGCGCAACGGCTCGGGATGCCGACGACCGCGACGATGATGTTCGGATCGATCGAGACGGATGCGGAGCGCATCCAGCACCTCGACGTCCTTCGCGAGCTTCAGGACGAGACCCACGGATTCACCGCGTTCATCCCTTGGTATTATGTGCCGTTCAAGACGCCGCTCCGCGGCAAAGAGTCCAACGGCCTCGAGTATCTGCGCGTGCTCGCGATCAGCCGCCTATACCTCGACAACTTCGCCCATCTGCAGTCGTCGTGGCTGACGCCCGGGATGAAGCTCGGTCAGCTCGGCCTCATGTTCGGCTGCGACGATATGGGCGGCACGATCCTCGAGGAGAAGGTCGTGACGCTCGCGGGCAGCACGAACACTGCACACCGCTCCGATCTCGAGCGCGCGATCCGCGCCGCGGGCTACAAGCCGGTCATCCGCGACACGTACTTCAACAAGCGCGACTACCCGCTCGCTACATCGGCGTAA
- the mnmA gene encoding tRNA 2-thiouridine(34) synthase MnmA, whose protein sequence is MTSDIDYLRATFAAQPGTTALAAMSGGVDSAVATALAVKAGTRAVGVTMRLFTPGNDDIAEKTRQCCGPTAYEDARSVASSLGIPHHVVNFEGAFHRAVVDYFCDEYLAGRTPNPCVACNNLVKFGALLEFARAVGATTMITGHYARITNEEDGPHLRRAVDRTKDQSYMLAGLRADQLASVIAPLGERTKESTRAAARELEIAIADKPDSMDLCFVDGDYRKFILERHPDGAVAGPLVTVDGRQVGAHDGLLGYTVGQRRGIAASGLGDGPWYVVKTDRRANAVVIGRREDLERVEIACSRANVLRPELFEASQRGAGLLAVCRYRSKALAADATLEGDRLVVRLREPAPVVSPGQLLVLYDTAADEVVASGIIEA, encoded by the coding sequence GTGACCTCCGACATCGATTACTTGCGTGCCACCTTCGCCGCGCAACCCGGAACGACGGCGCTCGCCGCGATGAGCGGCGGTGTCGACAGCGCCGTCGCGACCGCGCTCGCCGTCAAAGCCGGCACTCGAGCGGTCGGCGTCACGATGCGGTTGTTCACGCCCGGCAACGACGACATCGCCGAGAAGACGCGTCAGTGCTGCGGCCCAACGGCCTATGAAGACGCGCGGTCGGTCGCTTCGTCGCTGGGCATCCCCCACCACGTCGTCAACTTCGAGGGCGCCTTTCACCGCGCGGTCGTCGACTATTTCTGCGACGAATATCTTGCCGGCCGCACGCCCAATCCGTGCGTCGCCTGCAACAACCTTGTCAAGTTCGGCGCGCTGCTCGAATTCGCGCGCGCTGTCGGCGCGACGACGATGATCACCGGCCACTACGCGCGCATCACGAACGAGGAGGATGGCCCGCATCTACGTCGTGCAGTCGACCGTACGAAAGATCAGTCGTACATGCTCGCCGGTCTTCGCGCGGATCAGCTCGCGTCGGTCATCGCGCCGCTCGGCGAACGGACGAAGGAGTCGACGCGCGCCGCCGCACGCGAACTCGAGATCGCGATCGCTGACAAACCCGACTCGATGGATCTCTGCTTCGTCGACGGCGACTATCGTAAGTTCATCCTCGAAAGGCATCCCGACGGTGCAGTCGCCGGTCCGCTCGTCACGGTCGACGGTCGTCAGGTCGGCGCGCATGATGGGCTGCTCGGCTATACCGTCGGTCAGCGGCGAGGGATAGCCGCTTCGGGTCTCGGCGATGGACCGTGGTACGTCGTGAAGACGGATCGTCGGGCGAACGCCGTCGTCATCGGACGACGCGAGGATCTCGAGCGCGTTGAAATCGCGTGCAGTCGAGCGAACGTCCTTCGGCCGGAGCTGTTCGAGGCGTCGCAGCGCGGCGCCGGTCTTCTCGCCGTCTGCAGATATCGAAGCAAGGCATTGGCTGCCGACGCGACGCTCGAAGGCGACCGGCTCGTCGTCAGGCTGCGCGAACCCGCACCCGTCGTTTCGCCCGGTCAGCTTCTCGTGCTTTACGATACGGCCGCCGACGAAGTGGTAGCGAGCGGCATCATCGAGGCCTAA
- a CDS encoding RodZ domain-containing protein, with translation MADIGSQLKTARERLGMTTVQAAQRLHMRAMFVDAIEREEWKTIGEPVYVRGFIRNYARLLGLDPAACVTTFNASDFVEAATAEVALDFDQPARNRFRYPWLLAGMSALAAFLVIKVVWTMVVPSAAGHTELRPPAASAMVATNAQALVPGPNAAAKGSQSGVDLRLELTQSCWLSVIVDGKRVVYQTLPAGTVKEFHGVREITLRAGNAGGVMATIDGQHLGTLGGPGQVEDRVFAVKTPPVGQEGVHE, from the coding sequence ATGGCAGACATCGGATCACAGCTCAAGACGGCGCGCGAACGGCTCGGCATGACGACGGTCCAGGCCGCGCAGCGCCTCCACATGCGCGCGATGTTCGTCGACGCCATCGAACGCGAAGAATGGAAGACCATCGGCGAGCCGGTCTACGTCCGCGGCTTCATCCGCAACTACGCGCGGCTGCTCGGACTCGACCCCGCCGCATGTGTCACGACGTTCAACGCATCGGATTTCGTCGAGGCCGCGACGGCCGAAGTCGCGCTCGACTTCGATCAGCCGGCGCGCAACCGCTTCAGATATCCGTGGCTGCTCGCCGGGATGTCGGCGCTGGCTGCTTTTCTCGTCATCAAGGTCGTGTGGACGATGGTGGTCCCCAGCGCAGCCGGACACACGGAGCTTCGCCCACCCGCAGCCTCGGCGATGGTCGCGACGAACGCGCAGGCACTCGTGCCCGGACCGAACGCAGCGGCGAAGGGGTCGCAGAGCGGCGTCGATCTGCGCCTCGAGCTGACGCAATCGTGCTGGCTTTCCGTCATCGTCGACGGCAAACGCGTCGTCTATCAGACGCTGCCGGCGGGCACGGTCAAAGAATTTCACGGCGTCCGCGAGATCACGCTACGCGCCGGCAATGCCGGCGGAGTTATGGCGACCATCGACGGGCAGCATCTCGGCACGCTTGGCGGTCCGGGGCAGGTCGAAGACCGTGTTTTCGCAGTGAAGACGCCCCCGGTCGGCCAAGAAGGGGTGCATGAGTGA
- a CDS encoding YajQ family cyclic di-GMP-binding protein yields MSDFSFDVVSKVEKQALEDAVNQAAREVATRFDLKNSKSSIEQTGEDITIVADDEMKLRNVVDILQTKCVKRGVSLKALRFEKPEPASGGTLRQVVKVEQGIPTDKAKKLVQSIKESKLKVSTQIQDEQLRVSSKSKDDLQKVITLIKSMELDYPVQFVNYR; encoded by the coding sequence ATGAGTGACTTTTCGTTCGATGTCGTCTCTAAGGTAGAGAAACAAGCGCTCGAGGACGCCGTCAACCAGGCGGCCCGCGAGGTCGCGACGCGCTTCGACCTCAAGAATTCCAAATCGTCGATCGAGCAGACCGGCGAGGACATCACGATCGTCGCCGACGACGAGATGAAGCTCCGCAATGTCGTCGACATCCTCCAGACCAAATGCGTCAAGCGCGGCGTGTCGCTCAAGGCGCTGCGTTTCGAAAAACCGGAGCCGGCTTCAGGGGGCACGCTCCGCCAAGTCGTCAAGGTCGAGCAAGGCATCCCGACCGACAAGGCCAAGAAGCTCGTCCAATCGATCAAAGAGTCGAAGCTCAAGGTCTCGACGCAGATCCAAGACGAGCAGCTGCGCGTCTCGAGCAAGTCGAAGGACGATCTGCAGAAAGTCATAACGCTCATCAAGTCGATGGAATTGGACTATCCGGTCCAGTTCGTGAACTACCGCTAG
- the rimO gene encoding 30S ribosomal protein S12 methylthiotransferase RimO, with the protein MAVASRPDRVFLASLGCAKNLVDSEVMLGRLASDGWALTTDADDADAIVVNTCSFIDPAKAESTDEILRYAGAKRSGQLLIVAGCLAQRYGAELRELVPEIDAVVGTGAFPKIREIIEEARSGARPLHLEDRDAYIDRLGFLPRVVTTPRATAYLKVSEGCNHICAFCIIPTLRGIGKSRTIESLVAEAESLVAGGAQELVIVAQDTSDFGRDIGMKDGLAQLIEAFESIDGLRWVRLLYLYPTSVTKRIVDSMRASTKVVPYVDMPLQHSHPDVLKAMRRPPQPQRYLELFDEIRTALPGATIRSTFIVGFPGETDEHFEHLLSFIAGAKLDRAGFFEYSREEGTAAYAMQNRVATRVKRERIARARDLQRTISNANDAARIGERLDVLIEQRRLMPASSNIRAALGTRLVSVGRSMREAPSVDGNVYIAGEHAVGSFVDCTINGHTEFDRYGTLAG; encoded by the coding sequence GTGGCCGTCGCATCGAGGCCCGATCGAGTCTTTCTCGCAAGTCTCGGCTGTGCGAAGAACCTCGTCGACAGCGAGGTCATGCTCGGCCGTCTCGCATCGGACGGGTGGGCGCTGACGACCGACGCCGACGACGCGGATGCGATCGTCGTCAACACGTGCTCGTTCATCGACCCCGCGAAGGCGGAGTCGACCGACGAGATACTCCGCTACGCCGGCGCGAAGCGAAGCGGGCAGCTCCTCATCGTCGCCGGCTGTCTCGCGCAGCGCTACGGCGCCGAACTGCGCGAGCTCGTTCCTGAGATCGACGCCGTCGTCGGTACCGGCGCGTTTCCGAAGATCCGCGAGATAATCGAAGAGGCGCGCAGCGGCGCGCGTCCGCTTCATCTCGAGGATCGCGACGCGTACATCGACCGGCTCGGCTTTCTGCCGCGCGTCGTCACGACGCCGCGCGCTACCGCGTACTTGAAAGTCTCGGAAGGCTGCAACCATATCTGCGCGTTCTGCATCATCCCGACGCTGCGCGGCATCGGCAAGAGCCGGACGATCGAATCGCTCGTCGCCGAAGCGGAGTCGCTCGTCGCCGGCGGCGCGCAAGAGCTCGTCATCGTCGCGCAAGACACGTCGGATTTCGGACGCGACATCGGCATGAAAGACGGCCTCGCGCAACTCATCGAGGCGTTCGAGTCGATCGACGGCCTGCGCTGGGTGCGGCTGCTCTATCTCTACCCGACGTCGGTGACGAAGCGCATCGTCGACTCGATGCGCGCATCGACGAAGGTCGTGCCGTACGTCGACATGCCGCTCCAGCACTCGCATCCCGACGTGCTCAAAGCGATGCGGCGTCCGCCCCAGCCACAGCGGTATCTCGAATTGTTCGACGAGATCAGAACCGCGTTGCCGGGCGCGACGATCCGGAGCACGTTCATCGTCGGCTTCCCAGGCGAGACGGACGAGCACTTCGAGCATCTGCTCTCGTTCATCGCCGGAGCAAAACTCGATCGTGCGGGTTTCTTCGAATACTCGCGCGAGGAAGGCACGGCCGCCTATGCGATGCAGAACCGCGTCGCGACGCGCGTCAAACGCGAGCGGATCGCCCGGGCGCGCGATCTGCAGCGAACGATATCGAACGCGAACGACGCGGCGCGGATCGGCGAGCGGCTCGACGTGCTCATCGAACAGCGACGGTTAATGCCCGCGTCATCGAATATTCGAGCGGCGCTCGGGACACGGCTCGTGTCTGTCGGCCGCTCTATGCGCGAAGCGCCAAGCGTTGACGGAAACGTCTACATCGCGGGCGAGCACGCTGTCGGTTCATTTGTGGATTGCACCATCAACGGGCATACTGAATTCGACCGATACGGGACGCTTGCCGGGTAA
- a CDS encoding LCP family protein, with the protein MSEETTDERLGDEQPADEQAPDDTAAPESTPQPLPRPRKRTIGLAVALALLCIFATAVTAYVTVKGGIRQALEGVFAPDLPSVFGKDQIRVLVMGIDDSWTDTDEVYTSQSRSDTNIAVSIDLHSHQIGVVSIPRDLWVDIPKDGYGKLNEAIADGGPERTEATLEKNLGTPPFDYYMVLNINATKEVVDAIGGLDVDVEKDMDYDDNWGHLHIHLKKGLHHLDGDQVVGYIRYRHDAEGDFGRMRRQRQVVSLLVKRMKDPSIVTKIIPLIGVVRQNVRTNLSFDQMRALAIGLQDVTPQMVHEAEVPANVGWTDGESVLFADQSQAQSIVHKYLVVGFSNTFDPSTVHVRVENGSGTPGAASAMADYLRRRGFTIVETGNASTFNNPRTKITGADQKVVAEVVKDMPVHNPAIAVGTVQGGDVDIVVGQDYRTQ; encoded by the coding sequence TTGAGCGAAGAGACGACCGACGAGCGGCTCGGTGACGAGCAGCCTGCGGATGAGCAGGCGCCCGACGACACCGCCGCACCCGAATCGACACCGCAACCCCTGCCCCGCCCCCGCAAGCGTACGATAGGACTTGCCGTCGCGCTCGCGCTGCTGTGCATCTTCGCGACCGCGGTGACCGCATACGTCACGGTGAAGGGCGGTATCCGGCAAGCGCTCGAGGGGGTTTTCGCCCCAGACCTGCCGTCTGTTTTCGGTAAAGACCAGATCCGCGTCTTGGTCATGGGTATCGACGACAGCTGGACCGACACCGACGAAGTCTATACGTCGCAATCCCGCTCCGACACGAACATCGCCGTATCGATCGACTTGCATTCGCATCAGATCGGCGTCGTCTCCATCCCGCGCGACCTCTGGGTGGACATCCCGAAGGACGGCTACGGCAAGCTCAACGAGGCGATCGCCGACGGCGGGCCGGAGCGAACCGAAGCGACGCTCGAAAAGAACCTCGGCACGCCGCCCTTCGACTACTACATGGTCCTCAACATCAACGCGACGAAGGAAGTCGTCGACGCGATCGGCGGCCTCGACGTCGACGTCGAAAAGGACATGGACTACGACGACAACTGGGGGCACCTGCACATCCATTTGAAGAAGGGGCTCCACCATCTCGACGGCGATCAAGTCGTCGGTTACATTCGATACCGCCACGACGCCGAAGGCGACTTCGGCCGTATGCGCCGGCAGCGCCAAGTGGTCTCGCTGTTGGTGAAGCGGATGAAGGATCCGTCGATCGTGACGAAGATCATTCCGCTCATCGGCGTCGTCCGCCAAAATGTCCGCACGAACTTGTCCTTCGACCAAATGCGCGCGCTTGCGATTGGCCTGCAAGACGTGACGCCGCAGATGGTCCACGAGGCCGAAGTACCGGCGAACGTCGGGTGGACCGACGGCGAGTCCGTCTTGTTCGCAGACCAGTCGCAAGCACAATCGATCGTCCATAAATATCTCGTGGTCGGCTTCAGCAATACGTTCGATCCCTCGACCGTGCATGTGAGGGTCGAGAACGGGTCCGGTACGCCCGGCGCAGCGTCGGCGATGGCGGACTATCTGCGTCGCCGCGGCTTCACGATCGTCGAGACGGGCAACGCGTCGACGTTCAACAATCCGAGGACGAAGATCACGGGCGCCGACCAAAAGGTCGTAGCGGAAGTCGTCAAGGACATGCCGGTGCACAATCCGGCGATCGCGGTCGGAACGGTTCAGGGCGGCGACGTCGACATCGTCGTCGGTCAGGACTACAGGACGCAATAA